The Longimicrobiales bacterium genome segment TCCGACCTCCCGCCCGGCTGGGCGCGCTGAGGGGAGACGAGCAGACGGCGCCCCGGGGCGCGGCTCTGCCCGAGCCGGTCGTCGTCCGGCTCGAGGACGAGGATGGCAATCCCGTACCCGGCGCGCGTGTCCAGTTCTCCGTCACATCCGGTGGCGGTGCCGTCCAGCCCGCGTCCGGGGTCAGCGACGACGCCGGGCTGGTTCGCACGTCCTGGACGCTCGGTCCCGACCAGGAGCGGCACACGCTTCGCGCCGCGCTGGACGGCTCCGACGAGTCCGTGGAGTTCACTGCCCGCGCGCAGTACCGGCTCAGCCCGCAGGTACGCCTGGTCGCGGGCGGCACGCACTCGTGCGTGCTCACGGCGACGGGGGCGATCAGCTGCTGGGGAGCGAACGACAATGGCCAGCTCGGCTCGGACGCGGTCGGCGCGTCCGGCGCCGTCGCGCTCGGCGCATCGCCCGCGTTTGCGCGGTTCGGCGCGGGCGTGTCGCACAGCTGTGCGCTGGACCGTGATGGCAGATCCTGGTGCTGGGGTGCGAATGACGAGGGTCAGCTCGGCTCGGGCGATCAGGGGTCGCGCAGCGAACCGACCGCCGTTCGGACGACCGAGCCGTTCGTCGCCCTCGCCGCCGGCCTCAAGCATACCTGCGCACTGACGCAGCAGGGCAGGGCATTCTGCTGGGGCGATGGCAGCAGCGGTCAGACCGGCGATGGCAGCGGTACCGACCGCTCGTCACCCGTACGCGTCGCGGGCGGTCAGACGTTCCGGATGCTTTCGGCCGGCTGGCGGCACACGTGCGGCCTCACCACGCAGAACGCCGTCTATTGCTGGGGCAGTAACAGTGATGGGCAGCTGGGCGTTGCCGGGATGACGAACGCCGCTTCACCCACGCGGCTCGCCCGCGATCTGCGCTTCATCGACATCAGTACCGGCGCGGCCCACAGCTGCGGCGTGACCGATTCAGGCGAGGCGTACTGCTGGGGTCAGAACAGCAGCGGCCAGCTCGGCAATGGCACGCGCACGGGCGGCGCACGCGCGGTGCGCGTGGAATCGTCCGAGGCGTTCGTCAGCACGGCGGCCGGCGCCGTCCACTCCTGTGCGCTCACGCGTGCGGGCGAGGCCTGGTGCTGGGGACGCAACAATTCCGGCCAGCTCGGCAACGACGACACCACGGACTCGCCCGTGCCGGTCGCTGTGGCCGGAGGTCTGAACTTCACGTCGCTCACCGCAAGCGGGTCGCACACCTGCGGTCGTACCGGGTCGGGCGAGAACTACTGCTGGGGATACAACGTCGATGGCCAGCTCGGCGACGGCTCACGCACCAACCGGCTGCGGCCGGTCCGCGTTCGCGTCGCACGGCGATAGCACCATCCACTTCAGGCGATGAGACTTCAAAGACCTCTGGCGGCGTTCGTCGCCGCGTGCGCGCTGGCTTTCGGTGCAGCCGGTCCAGGCCGGGCCGCCGCGCAGCAGCCGGGCATCAAGCGGGACGTCCCGCAGCCAGTCGCGGGGAGCTGCAGCACCATCGCACTGGTTCCCGTGCAGGCCGTGGAGCAGGATCCCGACGAGGCCGCACGCCTGGCGGCGTCCGCACGCGAGGCTTCCCTCCTCGGTCAGCCGCGCACCGCGCGCGACCTGCTCGAGCGTGCCGTCGCCGTGGATACCAGCTCCGCGAGCCACGCCTTCCTGTTCGCGCGCACGCTGGAAGAGCTGGGCGAGGTCAATGCCGCAGCGCGCGAGTACTGCCGTTACCTCGTCCTCGTCCCGGACGCGCCTGACGCGGCGGAGGTCCGCCAGCTGGTCGGCCGCATCGCACCGGCCGTGCGGCCCGGTATCCCCGACAGCGCCGTCGCGCGGTTCCAGGAAGGGATCGCGCTCGTCGACGGCGGAAGGAACGCCGACGCGGAAGCCGCGTTCTCGGCGGTCATAGCGTCCGCGCCCTCGTGGGCGCCACCGTACTACAACCGTGCGGTCCTGCGCGCGCAGGGCAACCGCCGCGAGGAGGCGCGCGCGGACCTCGACCAGTACCTCCTGCTCGAGTCCGACGCATCCGACGCGACGAGTGTACGCGATTGGCGCGCGCGTCTCGCCGCGCCGTTCCGCAGCTACAGCCCCGGTGCCGCATTCGGCCTCGGTCTCATCCCCGGCGGCGGACATTTCTACACGCGCCGTCCGCTCGTAGGTACCACGCTGCTCGTCGTTGCCGGCGGAGCCGCCGCGTTCGGTGCGCTCTACGAACGACGCAGCATAGAGTGCCTGACGATCCCGCAGGGCAACGTCTGTCCGCCCGACCAGATTCGCTCGGACGACGTTGAACGGCCGTACCTGGTGCCCGCGGCGGCCGTCGCGGCCACCATGACGCTCATCGGCGCCATCGACGCCGCGCGTGGCGCACGACAGCACAATGAGCGCGGCGCCGCGGCCGCGCAGGCGGGCCGCCTCGGCGACGCCGTCCGGGTCAGACCTTCCCGCGTGGATGTCGCTCTCTTCCGTCTGCGGTTCTAGCATCATGCATCACGTCGGTCTCCCCCATTCGTGGTTTTGAACAATGCATCACCTCTCCCGCGTCCGGCTGTTTCTCATCGCTCTCCTCGTCGCTTCCGGATGGGCGTGCACCGAGACGCTCGTCGGTGTGGTCGACGTTTCCGTGGTGGATATTGCGCCGCCGTCCGCCAGCGTGTTCGTCGGTGAGAGCGTCACGCTCCAGGCGCTCGCGAAGGATGACCGCGGCAACACGCTGAACGGTCGTCCGCTGACGTGGATGAGCGAGAACGCACAGATCGCGTCGGTCGATGCGCAGGGACGCGTCACAGGTGTGGCCGAGGGAATCACGAACGTCATCGCGTCGAGCGAAGGCATCAGCCGCACCGCCCGTGTCACGGTGCTGCCCCGTCCCGCACCGGCACAGATCGCGATCTTCAGCGGCGACGATCAGACGGCGGTCGCAGGAACGGCGGTCGACAGCGCGCTCGCCGTGCGCGTTACCGACACGAACGCAGCGCCCGTCGCCAACGTGGCCGTCACGTTCGTCGTTACGTCCGGCGGCGGCTCGCTCGGGTCCGGTGCACCGGTGTTCACGAACGGCAGCGGTATCGCGCTGTCGCCCCGCTGGACGCTGGGCGCAGCTGCCGGACTGAACACCGTCAGAGCCACCGCCGCGGGTCTGCCGGGTGATTCGGTCGTCTTCACGGCCACGGCCACTCAGGGTGCGGCCACACGTCTCGCGATGACGACGGAGCCGTCCGCGTCCGCGCTGAACGGCTCCGTCTTCCAGCGCCAGCCGGTCGTCCAGGTGCGCGATGCCGGGGGCAACGCAGTGAACCAGGCCGGCATCGCGGTGACGGCCACGATCGTCGGCACGGGCACGCTGAACGGCACGATCACCGTCACCACCGATGCTGCCGGCGCCGCGCGCTTCACCGATCTGGCCATCACGGGACCCGAAGGCGAGAAGCGCCTCGAGTTCACCGCTCCCGGCGTGACACCCGTGACATCGTCCATCATTACAATCACCACCGGCTCGGGAACGAAGCTCACGCTGCTCACCCAGCCGTCATCGTCCGTACAGAATGGCGTCGTGTTCGCGCGGCAGCCCGTCGTTCAGCTCCAGGACGCGGGAGGCAACGCCGTGACGCAGGCCGGTGTCCTGGTGACGGCGTCCATCCTGAGCGGCGGCGGCACGCTGAACGGTACACGTACGGCCACAACCAACGCTGCCGGCACGGCGACGTTCACCGACCTCAGCATGACGGGAACAGCCGGCGACCGCACGCTCCAGTTCACCGCGAGCGGCATTGCGGCTGCGACGTCGAACACCGTCACGCTCACCGTTGGGCCCGGATCTGCCGCGCAGTCATCGGCGACCGTGCCAGGCGGGATTGCAGGGAGCGCGACGTCGATCACGATCACGGTGCGTGATGCGGGACAGAACCCGGTGACCGGTGAAGCCGCGCGACTCGCGGTGGCGGTGACCGGTGCGAACACGGCGTCGCCGGCCGTCACCGAGATCGGCGGCGGCAGCTATCGCGCGACGTACACGCCGTCCGTGATCGGCACGGACCAGATCGCAATCACGCTCGGCGGTACGCCCATCGGCGGCAGTCCCTACACCAGCACGATCACGGCATCCGGCCTGAGCGATGCCAACAGCACCGTCATTGCATCGCCCTCGCAGGGTGTCGTTGCGGACGGCATCGCCAACGCCACGGTCACCATCACGCTCGCGGATCCGTTCGGCAATCCGGTGACCGGACTGAGCGACACGAACTTCGCGATCCTGCTGACCGGCAGCGCCGAGGCCGGTGTGGTGACCGCGAGCGGCACGCCCGGACGATACACGTTCACGGTCACGGATACCGTGGCGGAGAACGTCACAGTGAGGGTTACGGCGGGCGGCACGCAGCTCTCGCAGCAGCCCACCATCGGATTCGTACCGGGCGCCATCGATCCCGCGCGCAGCGCAGTGGTCGCCAGTCCGGCGAGCGGCGTGGCCGCCGACGGCATCACCGCATCGACCGTCACGGTCACGCTCAGGGATGCGCACGGCAATCCAGTGAGCGGGCTCGCGGGTGCCGGCTTCTCGATCTCGCTCACCGGAAGTGCGACGGCGAGTGCGGTCACCGCAACCGGCGCACCGGGTGTGTATTCGTTCACGGTGACGAACACCGTCGCCGAAACCGTGACCGTCACTGTCACGGCTGGCGGCGTGCAGCTCACGCAGACGCCGACGATCGGGTTCTTCAGCACGGGTGTGTCGGCGCCGCGGAGTATCGTGGTCGCTAATCCGGCGACGGGCGTAACCGCGAACGGCACCGCGGCATCCACCGTGACCGTTACGCTGCGCGACGCGAACGACAACACGCTCAGTGGCGTGTCGCCCGCCAGCTTCACGATCGCCGTCACGGGCAGTGCGCAGGCCGGTCCGGTGAGCGCCGCGGCTGCGCCGGGGACCTACACGTTCACGGTGACAAACACCGTCGCGGAGACCGTAACCGTCACCGTGACCGCCAGCGGCGTGGTGATCTCGCAGAAGCCGACGATCGGCTTCGTGCCGGGCCCGATCTCGGCATCGCAGAGCACGGTTGCTGCGAGCCCGACGAGCGGCGTCACGGCTGATGGCGCCGATGTCTCTACCGTGACGGTGTCGCTGAAGGACGCGACCGGCAACCCGATCGCCGGAGTCGCGGGCAGCGCGTTCACTATCGGTGTGACCGGCAGCGGCCAGGCGGGCGCCGTATCCGCGGGACCGACGGCCGGCACGTATACGTTCCCGGTGACGAACACAGCAGTCGAAACCGTGACGGTGACGGTGACCGTCAACGGCGTTCAGCTGACGCAACAGCCGGCGATCACGTTCGGGGCCGGTGGTGTATCGGCCGCTCAGAGCAGCGCTTCTGCGAGTCCGACGAGCGGTGTGACGGCGGACGGTGTCGACGCGTCGACAGTGACCGTGACGCTGCAGGACGCGAGCGGTAATCCGATCAGCGGGGCGGCGCTCTCGATCGGTGTCAGCGGCAGCGGCCAGGCGGGCACCGTGACCGCCGGCACTGTGCCCGGCAGCTATACGTTCACGGTCTCCAATACGGTGGCCGAAACCGTGACCGTAACGGTGACGGCGAACGGCGTGCAGCTGACGCAGCAGCCGACAATCGGATTCGTGGCCGGCGTCGTGTCCGCTGCGCAGAGCAGTGTGTCAGCGAACCCGACGAGTGGTGTCCTGGCCGACGGTGTCGCTGCTTCCACAGTGAGCGTCACG includes the following:
- a CDS encoding invasin domain 3-containing protein, with the translated sequence MHHLSRVRLFLIALLVASGWACTETLVGVVDVSVVDIAPPSASVFVGESVTLQALAKDDRGNTLNGRPLTWMSENAQIASVDAQGRVTGVAEGITNVIASSEGISRTARVTVLPRPAPAQIAIFSGDDQTAVAGTAVDSALAVRVTDTNAAPVANVAVTFVVTSGGGSLGSGAPVFTNGSGIALSPRWTLGAAAGLNTVRATAAGLPGDSVVFTATATQGAATRLAMTTEPSASALNGSVFQRQPVVQVRDAGGNAVNQAGIAVTATIVGTGTLNGTITVTTDAAGAARFTDLAITGPEGEKRLEFTAPGVTPVTSSIITITTGSGTKLTLLTQPSSSVQNGVVFARQPVVQLQDAGGNAVTQAGVLVTASILSGGGTLNGTRTATTNAAGTATFTDLSMTGTAGDRTLQFTASGIAAATSNTVTLTVGPGSAAQSSATVPGGIAGSATSITITVRDAGQNPVTGEAARLAVAVTGANTASPAVTEIGGGSYRATYTPSVIGTDQIAITLGGTPIGGSPYTSTITASGLSDANSTVIASPSQGVVADGIANATVTITLADPFGNPVTGLSDTNFAILLTGSAEAGVVTASGTPGRYTFTVTDTVAENVTVRVTAGGTQLSQQPTIGFVPGAIDPARSAVVASPASGVAADGITASTVTVTLRDAHGNPVSGLAGAGFSISLTGSATASAVTATGAPGVYSFTVTNTVAETVTVTVTAGGVQLTQTPTIGFFSTGVSAPRSIVVANPATGVTANGTAASTVTVTLRDANDNTLSGVSPASFTIAVTGSAQAGPVSAAAAPGTYTFTVTNTVAETVTVTVTASGVVISQKPTIGFVPGPISASQSTVAASPTSGVTADGADVSTVTVSLKDATGNPIAGVAGSAFTIGVTGSGQAGAVSAGPTAGTYTFPVTNTAVETVTVTVTVNGVQLTQQPAITFGAGGVSAAQSSASASPTSGVTADGVDASTVTVTLQDASGNPISGAALSIGVSGSGQAGTVTAGTVPGSYTFTVSNTVAETVTVTVTANGVQLTQQPTIGFVAGVVSAAQSSVSANPTSGVLADGVAASTVSVTLADANGNPVTGLTDADFTVTLTGSGQASTVSPGGTPGTYTFTVTDPVPETVTVTVTADGVQLAQQPTITFVATGASPSLSTVVASPTSGVTADGVASSIVTVSVRDANNNRMSGLTSADFSITVSGSGTYGAVTQKSGPPGVFEFPVTDTVAETVTVRVTVRGVQLTQQPTITFN